One part of the Planctomycetota bacterium genome encodes these proteins:
- a CDS encoding extracellular solute-binding protein, whose product MQSPRRRPWAWMCLLLISLAGCGTEERVTLHVWAADTLAASLRELKAKFEHLRPDCRIALNLHGDVLVTRLLPDHEADVAALADCRLIEKVLHPDVADWVAKFAANEIVLANHNSSRRRAEINADNWYEILLKPDIQFGIANPTQDPCGYWTRLTWLLAEKHYATSQSQPRPLAQQLIAKCPEEFIALDATRLISDLLVPARVDYAFVYKTHAVGHRLSFTPLPKEINLGDPAHAGEYAQAEITVPDYHGGRETLQGTYIACGIIVPKKSRHPELAREFVRYVLSPTGQELLQRSGFNPLRPARVPRWCRTPEFLADITVPEK is encoded by the coding sequence CCTGGATGTGCCTTCTGCTGATCTCACTCGCAGGCTGCGGCACGGAGGAGCGGGTGACCCTGCACGTGTGGGCCGCCGACACGTTGGCCGCCAGCCTCCGCGAGTTGAAGGCCAAGTTCGAGCATCTGCGCCCCGACTGCCGGATCGCCCTCAACCTCCACGGCGACGTGCTCGTCACGCGGCTGCTCCCCGACCACGAGGCCGACGTGGCCGCCCTCGCCGACTGCCGACTCATCGAGAAGGTGCTCCACCCCGACGTTGCCGACTGGGTCGCCAAGTTCGCCGCCAATGAAATCGTGCTCGCAAACCACAACTCGAGCCGGCGGCGCGCCGAGATCAACGCCGACAACTGGTACGAAATCCTGCTCAAACCCGACATCCAGTTCGGCATCGCCAATCCCACGCAAGACCCCTGCGGTTACTGGACCCGTCTCACCTGGCTCCTCGCGGAGAAGCACTACGCCACCTCCCAGAGCCAACCGCGCCCCCTCGCACAGCAACTCATCGCCAAGTGCCCCGAGGAGTTCATCGCCCTCGACGCCACCCGCCTCATCTCCGACCTACTCGTGCCCGCACGCGTGGACTACGCATTCGTCTACAAGACGCATGCGGTGGGCCACAGGCTGAGTTTCACCCCCCTGCCGAAGGAGATCAACCTCGGCGACCCCGCCCACGCCGGCGAGTACGCCCAGGCGGAAATCACCGTGCCCGACTACCACGGCGGGCGCGAGACCCTCCAGGGCACCTACATCGCCTGTGGCATCATCGTGCCGAAGAAGTCGCGCCATCCCGAGCTGGCACGGGAGTTCGTCCGCTACGTGCTCTCGCCCACCGGCCAGGAGCTTCTCCAGCGTTCCGGCTTCAACCCCCTCCGGCCCGCCCGCGTGCCCAGGTGGTGCAGAACGCCTGAGTTCCTCGCCGACATCACTGTGCCTGAGAAGTAG
- a CDS encoding FecR domain-containing protein — MNRECRRIRVSFLALEEGTLWSDEVEEVQTHLGGCEGCRRAWEAWRGDDRALRSALALVEAPRDLSCAVVARLRGARRPQRSMGRPSVLLRWGLAAAAAVLLVAGAFALLSKRYVQVGRVAALEGQPMARQRGARRASLVQIGSPVYDGDVLIAGKGSRLTLEVDDGSLLDVHPQTEAQLHGGASGAACARHFRHVCLHEGEVEFDVRSTNRFQGVGTPFGSVYVRGTKFKVTYESGVRTTLEVTEGEVTFSSERGEVTAGPGSVWAIDGPLSLPRLVRPGP, encoded by the coding sequence ATGAACCGTGAGTGCCGCAGAATCCGGGTGAGCTTTCTGGCGCTGGAGGAGGGGACTCTGTGGTCGGATGAGGTGGAGGAGGTCCAGACGCATCTGGGCGGCTGTGAGGGGTGTCGGCGGGCGTGGGAAGCTTGGCGGGGGGATGATCGCGCGTTGCGTTCGGCTCTCGCTTTGGTGGAGGCGCCGCGTGATCTGTCGTGCGCGGTGGTTGCGCGGTTGCGAGGCGCCCGGAGGCCCCAACGTTCGATGGGGCGGCCCAGTGTGTTGCTGCGCTGGGGGCTGGCGGCGGCGGCTGCGGTGCTGCTCGTGGCGGGTGCGTTCGCGCTGTTGAGCAAGCGCTATGTGCAGGTGGGCCGCGTGGCGGCCCTGGAAGGGCAACCGATGGCCCGCCAGAGGGGGGCGCGGCGCGCGTCGCTGGTTCAGATTGGCTCGCCGGTCTATGACGGCGATGTGTTGATCGCGGGCAAGGGCAGTCGGTTGACGCTGGAGGTGGACGATGGTTCGTTGCTTGACGTCCATCCCCAGACCGAGGCTCAACTGCACGGGGGCGCGTCGGGGGCGGCCTGCGCGCGGCACTTCCGCCATGTGTGCCTGCATGAGGGCGAGGTGGAGTTCGATGTGCGGAGCACCAATCGGTTCCAGGGGGTGGGGACGCCGTTTGGGTCGGTCTATGTTCGTGGCACCAAGTTCAAAGTGACCTATGAATCGGGCGTTCGCACGACGCTGGAGGTGACGGAGGGGGAGGTGACGTTCAGTTCGGAGCGTGGCGAGGTGACCGCAGGCCCCGGCTCTGTGTGGGCGATTGACGGCCCTCTGAGCCTGCCCAGGCTGGTGCGGCCGGGGCCGTAG